The Streptococcus sp. DTU_2020_1001019_1_SI_AUS_MUR_006 sequence AATAAATCTCTTGGTGGAGCTGTTTTGCATCCTACTATTGAGGCCCTACAATTAACAGAAATTGCGAGTCTCAACAATCGTGTCTACAGAACTTTAGGTTCGTCTATCATTGTGCCTAAGAAGGATAAGATTGAATTGATACCGACTCGCAATGATTATCATACGATTTCTGTTGACAATAGCATTTATTCTTACCGTAATATTGAAAGAATAGAATACCAAATAGACCACTACAAGATCCACTTTGTCGCAACTCCAAGTCATACTAGTTTTTGGAATCGTGTCAAGGATGCCTTTATTGGTGAGGTGGATGAATGAGATTTGAGTTCATTGCTGACGAACACGTTAAGGTAAAGACCTTTTTAAAAAAGCATGAAGTCTCTAAAGGTTTGCTAGCCAAAATCAAGTTTCGAGGTGGAGATATTCGCGTAAACGGTCATCCACAAAATGCAACCTATCTCTTGGATATAGGAGATGTGGTTGTCATCGACATTCCTCCTGAGGAAGGTTTCGAGACACTGGAAGCCATTGATTATCCACTGGATATTCTGTTTGAGGATGATCATTTCTTGATTTTAAACAAACCCTTTGGTGTGGCATCAATTCCGAGCGTCAATCATTCTAATACCATAGCTAACTTTATCAAGGGCTACTATGTGAAACAGAACTATGAAAATCAGCAGGTTCACATTGTAACCAGACTAGATCGAGATACTTCGGGTTTGATGCTTTTTGCGAAACATGGTTATGCTCATGCTAGACTAGACAAACAGTTGCAAAAGAAAGCCATTGAAAAGCGCTATTTTGCTCTGGTTAAAGGAGATGGTTTTCTGGAACCTCAAGGTGAGATTATTGCACCGATTGCCCGTGACGAAGATTCAATCATTACTAGACGAGTTGCAAAAGGTGGTAAGTATGCCCATACTTCCTATCGTATAGTGGAGTCTTATGGCAATATTTATCTAGTTGATATTCGACTGCATACAGGAAGGACACACCAGATTCGTGTCCATTTCTCCCATATCGGTTTCCCTTTGCTTGGTGATGACCTCTATGGTGGTAGTCTTGAACATGGCATAGAGCGTCAAGCTCTGCATTGCCATTACTTATCGTTTTATCATCCTTTTCTTGAAGAGCAGTTGGAGATGGAAAGTCCACTGCCGGATGATTTCAATACTCTTATAACTCAGTTATCAAATAATAATTTATCTTAAAAGGAGTCAAAACTCATGGAAGTTTTTGAAAATTTAAAAGCCAACCTAGTTGGTAAAAATGCACGTATTGTCTTGCCTGAAGGTGAAGAACCACGCATTCTTCAAGCAACAAAACGCATCGTAAAAGAAACAGAAGTTATTCCTGTCCTACTTGGAAATCCTGATAAAATTAAAATCTATCTTGAAATCGAAGGAATCATGGATGGTTATGAAGTAATCGATCCTGCACATTATCCTCAATTTGAAGACATGGTAGCATCACTTGTAGAACGTCGTAAAGGAAAAATGACTGAAGAAGAAGCTCGAGAAATCTTGGTTAAAGACGTGAACTATTTTGGTGTTATGTTGGTATACATGGGCTTGGTAGATGGAATGGTTTCGGGAGCTATTCACTCTACTGCGGCAACTGTTCGTCCAGCCCTTCAAATCATTAAAACTCGTCCAAATGTTAGTCGTACTTCAGGTGCCTTCCTTATGGTTCGTGGCACTGAGCGTTACCTATTTGGTGACTGTGCCATCAATATCAATCCTGATGCTGAATCTTTGGCAGAAATCGCAATTAACTCTGCTATCACAGCTAAGATGTTTGGTATCGAACCAAAAATTGCAATGCTAAGCTATTCAACTAAAGGTTCTGGTTTTGGTGAAAGCGTAGATAAAGTTGTTGAAGCAACTAAGATCGCTCATGATCTTCGTCCTGACCTTGAAATTGATGGGGAATTGCAATTTGATGCTGCCTTCGTTCCAGAAACAGCTGCTCTTAAGGCGCCAGGAAGCAAGGTTGCTGGTCAAGCAAACGTCTTTATCTTCCCAGGTATTGAAGCAGGAAATATTGGTTACAAGATGGCAGAACGTCTTGGTGGCTTTGCAGCAGTTGGTCCAGTATTGCAAGGTTTGAACAAACCAGTTAATGACCTTTCACGTGGATGTAATTCAGACGACGTCTTCAAACTTACTCTTATCACAGCAGCCCAAGCTGTACACCAATAAAATACAAGATAGCTCCTTTTCTCTTAAAGGAGCTTTTCGTTGAATTTCAAATCTAAAGATGATAAAATGTATTTACAAATCATCTTTACAAAGAGGTATTAATCATGGCAAGTACTCAACCTGTTAATTTTAGAGCAGATTCGACTCTTTACCAACAAACGAAAGAAATCATAGCTGATGAAAAGTTAACCCTATCAGATATTTTTAATGCTGCACTTCGTAAAATTGCGACAGGTGCAGTTGATCCTAAAGAGTTCGTATTTAGTGATTTACAAGAGACTCAATATCAGGTTGCTTTTGAAGACTTGAAAAAGGAAATCTTGATGGGACATAAAGAAATTGAGCAAGGTAAACTAACGTCTTTGGCAGATGTAAGAAAGGAATTTGGACTTGACTAATCATAAGCGTTACCATGTTTCTCTTACGGATCAAGCTAAGAAAGACTTGAGAGAAATACATGATTATATTGTACTGAATTTTTACAGCCAGCAATCTGCCGATAGTAAACTAGACCTTATTCTAACGGCACTAGAAACTTTAGAAACCTTTCCAGAAGCATGTCCTTTGGTTTCAAGTCGAGGTTATGGTGAATTAACAGATGACGGAAAACGTTATCGATATATGCCAATTGAAAATTACTTAGCTTTTTATTATATCGACAAATATGAGGTTTATGTCTCCAGAATTTTAAATTCCAAGCAGAATTGGGCTAAGTTATTCAATAAGTAGAGGTAAAATTTTTTAAATTTTTTTGAATCATTTAGTCCCACTCTTTGTCCCCCAAAGAAAGGAAGTTTTTAAAATTGAAATACAAATTTCTATTATTCGACCTCGATCACACCTTACTCGATTTTGATGCTGCTGAGGATATAGCTCTGACGCAACTCTTAGAAGAAGAAGGAGTTGCGGATATTCAAGCCTATAAAGACTATTACGTTCCAATGAACAAGGCTCTCTGGAAGGACTTGGAGCAAAAGAAAATCAGTAAACAAGAGCTGGTTAACACGCGCTTTTCTCGTTTATTTGTTCACTTTGGACTGAAGAAAGACGGTAGTTTTCTGGCCCAGCGTTACCAATTTTACTTAGCTCAACAGGGACAAATTCTTTCGGGTGCTCACGAACTCTTGGACAGCCTCATTGAGCGTGATTATGTCTTGTATGCTGCGACAAATGGCATTACTGGCATTCAGACGAGGCGTTTGGCTCAATCGGGTCTGGCACCTTATTTCAATCAAGTTTTTATCTCTGAACAGTTGCAAACACAAAAACCGGATGCTCTCTTTTATGAAAAAATCGGTCAGCAGATTGAAGGTTTTAGCAAAGAAAAGACGCTGATGATTGGAGACTCTCTAACTGCCGATATTCAAGGTGGAAATAATGCTGGCATTGATACCATCTGGTACAATCCTCATCATCTGGAAAATAAGACACAAGCTCAGCCAACTTATGAAGTTCATTCTTACAAAGATTTGCTGGATTGCTTAGATAAACTGTAAAAAGTGGTTTAGGTAGCCACTTTTTGCTATAATAGAGGCAGTATTAACGAAGGGGGCGGCTATGGAACACTCATCTTGGCATGCTTTGATTAAAGAGCAATTACCTGAAGGTTATTTTGGGAAAATCAATCACTTTATGGAGCAGGTTTATGCTCATGGGACTGTTTATCCGCCTAAGGAAAAGGTTTTTCAGGCTCTTTTGACGACTCCACTGGAAGAGGTTAAAGTGGTAATTCTAGGCCAAGATCCCTATCATGGGCCTGGTCAAGCTCAGGGCTTGAGTTTTTCAGTTCCAGATTCTATTCCAGCACCTCCTTCTTTGCAAAATATTTTAAAAGAACTTGCGGATGATATTGGGGTAAAACCGTCTCATGACTTGACCTCTTGGGCCGAGCAGGGGGTCTTGCTTCTCAATGCTTGCTTGACGGTTCCTGCTGGTCAAGCAAATGGTCATGCCGGTCAGATATGGGAACCTTTTACAGATGCTGTGATAAAGGTCGTCAATAATTTAGATAGACCAGTGGTTTTTGTACTCTGGGGTGCTTATGCACGTAAGAAGAAGTCCTTGGTTAAAAATCCTCAACACTTGATTATCGAATCAGCCCACCCGAGTCCCCTTTCCGTTTACAGAGGATTTTGGGGTTCCAAGCCTTTTTCCAAGGCCAATGCATTCTTAACAGAGACAGGACAAGAGCCGATTGATTGGCTTAGATAAGGAGAGAATATGCCTCAGTTAGCGACAATTTGCTACATTGACAACGGGAAAGAGCTACTCATGCTTCATCGCAATAAAAAGCCTAATGATGTCCATGAAGGGAAATGGATCGGTGTAGGTGGAAAGTTAGAACGGGGGGAAACTCCACAAGAATGTGCTGCTCGTGAAATTCTTGAAGAAACTGGTCTAAGAGCAAAACCAGTATTAAAAGGAGTAATCACCTTTCCAGAGTTTACACCAGACCTTGACTGGTACACCTATGTATTTAAGGTAACTGAGTTTGAAGGTGAGTTGATTGACTGTAATGAAGGAACCTTAGAATGGGTTCCTTACGATGAGGTTTTAAGTAAGCCGACCTGGGAAGGGGACCATACCTTTGTAGAGTGGCTTTTAGAAGATAAACCATTCTTTTCAGCTAAATTTGTCTATGATGGTGATAAATTATTGGATACCCAAGTGGATTTCTACGAATAAAGGAGTAAAGTGATGTTAGTAATCAAAAACGGCCGTGTAATGGATCCTAAGTCTGGTTTGGATCAAGTCAGTGATATTTTAGTTGAAAATGGAAAAATCGTTAAAATCGCTCCTCGAATCGATGTTGAGGGAGTTCAAGTAATAGATGCTACTGGTCTTGTAGTTGCGCCTGGATTGGTGGATATCCATGTTCATTTCCGTGAACCTGGTCAAACTCATAAAGAAGACATTCATACGGGAGCACTAGCAGCAGCTGCAGGTGGATTTACAACTGTCGTTATGATGGCTAATACTAATCCAACGATCTCTGACGTAGAAACCTTACAAGAAGTCCTTCAGTCGGCAGCTAAGGAAAAAATCAATGTCAAGACTGTAGCAACGATTACCAAGAACTTTAATGGCCAAGGTTTGACAGACTTTAAGTCGCTTTTAGAAGCTGGAGCTGTTGGTTTTTCTGATGACGGAATTCCACTTGAAAGAAGTAAAGTTGTCAAGGAAGCCATGGAAGAGGCTAAAAAACTCAACACCTTTATCAGTCTGCACGAAGAAGATCCTGGTCTGAATGGTACGCTAGGTTTTAATGAAAATATTGCTAAAGAACACTTCCATATTTGTGGCGCTACAGGGGTTGCAGAGTATGCAATGATTGCACGTGATGTCATGATTGCCTATGCAACAAAAGCCCATGTTCATATCCAGCACTTATCCAAGGAAGAAAGTGTTAAGGTTGTGGAGTTCGCTCAAAATATGGGAGCAAACGTAACTGCAGAAGTAGCACCCCAGCATTTTTCTAAGACTGAAACTCTTCTTTTGACTAAAGGAAGTAACGCTAAGATGAATCCACCTCTTCGTCTGGAGTCTGACCGTCGTGCAGTTATTGAAGGACTTAAATCTGGAGTCATTTCTGTCATTGCTACTGACCACGCGCCTCACCATGCTGACGAAAAAAATGTTGAGGATATTACCAAAGCGCCATCAGGTATGACAGGCTTGGAAACTTCTTTGTCACTAGGTTTAACCTATTTGGTGGAAGCTGGCGAGTTGAGTTTAATGCAATTGCTAGAAAAAATGACCTATAATCCAGCAAAACTTTATAATTTTGAAGCAGGTTATTTGTCTGAAAATGGACCTGCAGACATTACCATTTTTGACGCTAAGGCAGACCGGATCATAGGATCACATTTTGCTTCTAAATCATCTAATTCACCATTTATCGGTGAAACCTTAAAAGGCCAGGTCAAATACACCATCTGTAAGGGCCAAATCGTTTATCAAGCGGATTAGGAGCTTGAGGATGAATTATTTTCGTAAATTTAGAAATCGTAAACGAAATGCTTGCCATGGAGTATATTGTCCAGCTGCTAACCGTGCTAAAATTCAGTATGAAACCAAGGAAAAAGCTGATCATGCTGTAGAGTATGATAATGGTGGCTTGATTAGAAGCTATTATTGCGCCTCATGTAATTGCTGGCACACGACATCAAAAACTAGTAATCCACCTTTGAGCTTGAGAAAATACGGATTAAAGCTTTTTGGCTTGGATGAAAAGGAGTAGAAAGAGTAGGTATGCATTCAACAGAAACTATTAAAGGCAAAATCATCTTATTTTTAAAAATTTTCTTTCCTATTTTAATTTATCAATTCGCTAATTATTCCGCATCTTTTGTCGATACCACGATGACGGGCCAATATAATACTCTCGATCTAGCGGGTGTTTCCATTGCGACTAGTTTATGGAATCCTTTCTTTACCTTTTTGACTGGAATTGTCTCAGCCTTGGTCCCTATTATTGGTCACCATTTGGGACAAGGAAAAAAGAAAGAGGTTTCTTCGGATTTTTATCAATTTCTTTATTTGGCTTTAGCCTTATCTATCGTACTTTTTGGCTTGGTTTTCTTTTTAGCACCAATTGTGTTACAATTCATGGGACTGGAAGTGGCTGTATCCAGCGTTGCCATACGCTATCTATGGCTCTTAGCAATCGGTATTATTCCTCTTTTACTTTTTAGTGTTATTCGTTCGCTACTTGATACGCTAGGACTGACAAAATTGTCTATGTATCTCATGCTTCTTTTACTTCCTTTAAATAGTGGATTTAACTATTTACTAATATATGGAGCTTTTGGTTTTCCTGAGTTAGGAGGTGCAGGAGCAGGTCTGGGAACTTCCCTTGCCTACTGGGCTTTGTTGCTGATTTCGTTTTTGGTCTTGTTAAAGCATAAAAAGCTCAAGGAATATCAACTCCAAAGACCTATGCCCCTACAAATCAAAAAAATCAAGGAAGCTATTTATCTTGGTCTACCAATTGGTGGAACTGTATTTGCAGAAGTTGCTATTTTTTCAGCCGTTGGCTTGATTATGGCGAAGTTTTCATCATTGATAATAGCTAGTCATCAGTCTGCCATGAACTTTTCATCTCTCATGTACGCTTTTCCTATGAGTATTTCAACTGCTATGGCTATTGTGATTTCTTATGAGGTAGGAGCTAAACGATTAGACGATGCAAAACAGTATATCCATATTGGTCGTTTAACAGCTATGGTGTTTGCAGTTCTAACACTTAGTTTTCTTTACATCTATCGTGAAAATGTAGCCAGACTATATGGTCAAGATCCAGAATTTATCCAACTAACAGCTTCTTTTATGACCTATAGCTTGTTTTTCCAGTTAGCTGATACCTTTGCGGCACCTTTGCAAGGAATTTTAAGAGGTTACAAGGATACGATTGTTCCTTTTTGCCTTGGTCTTCTCGGATACTGGGGCATAGCTATTCCACTGGGAATAGTCTTAGATTACTGGACAGGATTAGGTGCCTATTCTTATTGGATTGGTTTAATTGTTAGTCTGGTGATTAGTGGAATTCTTTATCAGTGGCGTTTACAAGTTATTATGAAAAAATTCAAATAATTTGTTGAAAAATGATGAAAAAACAGCTTGTGAAATTTGTATTTTATATAAAGAAAAGTCTTGATTTTACTGACTTTTCTTTTTTTATATTGTGAAAAATTGCAAGCATATTTTTTGACACTAATTAACCTATAAAGTAAAATAGAACTATAAGAATTTAAACTTAGAAAGGCAAGATTATGTCAACTTTAGATAAAAATCTTTTGCTTGAGATGTTCCGTAAGATGGAAGAAATTCGTCGTATGGACTTAAAAATTGCTCAATTAGTAAAAAAAGGGAAAGTGCCAGGAATGACGCACTTTTCTGTTGGGGAAGAAGCGGCTAACGTAGGAGCAATGTTGGCTTTAAACGACGATGATTTGCTGACATCAAACCACCGTGGACACGGACAAGCCATTGCTAAAGGAATCGATTTGAATGGCATGATGGCAGAAATCCTAGGGAAATATACTGGTACTTGTAAAGGGAAAGGTGGTTCCATGCATATTGCTGACCTAGATGCCGGTAACCTTGGTGCTAACGGGATCGTTGGTGGTGGTATGGGAATTGCCGTAGGTGCAGCCCTTACTCAACAAATGCATAAGACTGGTAAGATTGTCGTCTGCTTCTTTGGCGATGGTGCAACCAACGAAGGTGTCTTCCACGAAGCGGTCAATATGGCTTCGATCTGGAATCTGCCAGTAATTTTCTACTGTATCAATAACGGTTACGGAATCTCTGCTGATATCAAGAAAATGACCAATATTCAGCACATTCATGAGCGTAGTGCTGCATACGGCATTCCTGGAATGTTTATTCCTGACGGGAACAACGTTATTGATGTCTATGAAGGCTTCCAAAAAGCTGTTGAACACGTCCGCTCTGGAAAAGGACCTGTCTTGATTGAAAGTGTCACTTATCGTTGGCTTGGTCACTCTTCATCTGACCCTGGTAAATACCGGACCCGTGAAGAAGTCGAAGAGTGGAAGAAGAAAGATCCGATTGAAAACCTTCGTAAGTATCTGCTCGAGAATGATATTGCGAGCGCAGAAGAATTGGATCAGATCCAAGAAGAAGTAAAAGAAGCAGTTGAAGCTTCAGTAAAATTTGCGGAAGAAAGCCCATTCCCACCACTCGAATCAGCTTTCGAAGATATTTACGCAGACTAAGGGGGAGTAGAGAATTATGGAAACTAAATTAATGTCTTTCCGCGATACCATTATCCTTGCTATGTCTGAGGAAATGCGTCGCGACGAAAATGTATTGTTGATGGGAGAAGATGTCGGAGTTTTTGGTGGAGACTTCGGAACCTCTGTAGGGATGCTGGAAGAGTTTGGTCCAGAACGTGTCCGTGACTGTCCGATTTCTGAGGCTGCGATTTCAGGTGCAGCAGCTGGTGCAGCCATGACCGGACTTCGTCCAATCGTTGATATGACTTTCATGGATTTCTCTGTGATTGCCATGGATGCTATTGTCAACCAAGCTGCTAAGACTCGCTACATGTTTGGTGGAAAAGGTCAAGTGCCGATGACCATTCGCTGTGCTGCTGGGAATGGAGTTGGATCTGCAGCCCAACACTCCCAATCTTTGGAATCATGGTTTACTCATATTCCTGGTTTGAAAGTTGTTGCTCCTGGTACGCCAGCGGATATGAAGGGACTTCTCAAGTCTTCTATTCGCGATAACAACCCCGTTATCATTCTTGAGTACAAATCAGAATTCAACCAAAAAGGGGAAGTGCCAGTTGATCCGGACTATACGATTCCGCTTGGTGTCGGAGAAATCAAACGCGAAGGAACTGATGTCACTGTCGTAACCTACGGGAAAATGCTTCGTCGGGTTATTCAGGCAGCTGAAGAATTAGCTGAAGAAGGCATTTCAGTAGAAGTAGTAGACCCACGTACCTTGGTTCCACTTGATAAAGAAATCATCATTAATTCTGTTAAGAAGACAGGAAAAGTCGTCCTTGTCAATGACGCCCACAAAACAAGTGGATATATCGGTGAAATTTCAGCTATCATTTCTGAATCAGAAGCATTTGATTACTTGGATGCACCTATCCGTCGTTGTGCGGGGGAAGATGTGCCAATGCCTTACGCACAAAATCTTGAGAATGCAATGATCCCAACAGTTGAAAGTATCAAAGAAGTCATTCGTAAAACGTACAACAAAGAATAATACATAATATAAATTATGTAACCTGTTCGTGATTTTATCTTTCATTTTGAAATAGATAAAATGCGACATGAGTGAGTCGAATCGATTCTATTCGACGAACGAATTAGTAAATCTACTAGGTTGACCGCCTGATAGCGGCAACCGTAGCAACCTGAGATACGTGTGTATCCAAGTTGCTTGTAGAATTGAATCCGGACGGAGGACTGTGAAAAAAAGATAGATTTCCTTGTGTTCATCGAACACAGCGTCAATCTCCTATTTTTTCTTTATCCTCTACGTCCTTGATATCTTAGATTAGAGCACGGGCTAAAGTCTGGGTGAAAAAGAGAAACTTTCCTAGAAACTAAAGTTTCTTCGTCAAGTTTCCTATTTTCACTGTGACTTTTGATGCCCTTAGTATCTTATAATAGAATAGGAGAGGTCATGGCTGATGATAAGCTAAGAGCGACTCCTGCAGCTAGAAAATTAGCGGATGATTTAGGAATTAATCTCTACGATATTTCTGGCTCAGGCGCAAACGGTCGTGTCCACAAAGAAGACGTGGAAACATTTAAAGACACTAATGTGGTTCGCATTTCACCACTTGCAAAACGAATTGCCCTTGAACATAACATTGCATGGCAGGAAATCCAAGGAACTGGTCACCGTGGTAAGATTATGAAGAAGGATGTTTTAGCTTTCCTTCCTGAAAATATCGAAAACGATACGATTAAGTCTCCTGCTCAAATCGAGAAAGTGGAAGAAACTCCAGACAACGTAACACCTTACGGTGAAATCGAGCGTATTCCAATGACACCGATGCGTAAGGTTATTGCTCAACGTATGGTTGAATCTTACTTGACTGCACCAACCTTCACGCTTAACTACGATGTCGATATGTCTGAAATGCTTGCCCTTCGTAAGAAAGTCCTTGATCCAATCATGGAAGCAACTGGTAAGAAAATTACTGTTACAGACTTGCTTTCACTTGCGGTTGTTAAGACTCTTATGAAACACCCATACATCAACGCTTCATTGACGGAAGATGGTAAGACAATTATCACTCACAATTATGTCAACCTTGCGATGGCAGTTGGAATGGACAATGGATTGATGACGCCAGTTGTTTATAATGCTGAAAAAATGAGTTTGTCTGAGCTGGTAGTTGCCTTCAAAGATGTTATCGGGCGTACTTTGGATGGTAAACTAGCTCCTAGCGAATTGCAGAATTCTACCTTCACCATCAGTAACTTGGGAATGTTTGGTGTTCAATCATTCGGTCCAATCATTAACCAACCGAACTCAGCAATCCTTGGAGTTAGCTCGACAATTGAGAAACCTGTTGTAGTTAATGGTGAAATTGTGATTCGTCCAATTATGAGTCTTGGTTTAACAATTGACCACCGTGTCGTAGATGGTATGGCTGGTGCTAAGTTTATGAAAGACTTGAAAGCCTTGATTGAAAACCCAATCTCAATGTTGGTTTAGAGAATTTATTTTTAGAAATATAGATAAAGGAAGTAAGATATGGCCTTAGAAGTAATTATGCCAAAAGCCGGCGTGGATATGACAGAAGGACAAATCGTCCAATGGAATAAAAAAGTCGGAGAATTTGTTAAAGAAGGAGAAATCCTTTTGGAGATCATGACTGACAAAGTCAGCATGGAATTGGAAGCAGAAGAAGACGGTTACTTGATCGCTATCCTCAAAGGTGACGGCGAGACTGTTCCTGTTACTGAAGTTATCGGATATCTTGGTGAGGAAGGTGAAAACATCCCATCAGCTGGAGCTCCTGCACCAGAAGCTAGTCCAGCACCTGCAGTCAGCGCTTCAAACGATGATGGTAAGAGCGATGATGCTTACGATATCGTTGTTATTGGTGGTGGACCTGCTGGTTATGTTTCTGCTATTAAAGCAGCTCAATTAGGTGGTAAAGTGGCTCTTGTTGAGAAATCTGAACTTGGTGGAACTTGCTTGAACCGCGGATGTATCCCAACTAAGACTTACCTTCACAATGCTGAA is a genomic window containing:
- a CDS encoding dihydroorotase produces the protein MLVIKNGRVMDPKSGLDQVSDILVENGKIVKIAPRIDVEGVQVIDATGLVVAPGLVDIHVHFREPGQTHKEDIHTGALAAAAGGFTTVVMMANTNPTISDVETLQEVLQSAAKEKINVKTVATITKNFNGQGLTDFKSLLEAGAVGFSDDGIPLERSKVVKEAMEEAKKLNTFISLHEEDPGLNGTLGFNENIAKEHFHICGATGVAEYAMIARDVMIAYATKAHVHIQHLSKEESVKVVEFAQNMGANVTAEVAPQHFSKTETLLLTKGSNAKMNPPLRLESDRRAVIEGLKSGVISVIATDHAPHHADEKNVEDITKAPSGMTGLETSLSLGLTYLVEAGELSLMQLLEKMTYNPAKLYNFEAGYLSENGPADITIFDAKADRIIGSHFASKSSNSPFIGETLKGQVKYTICKGQIVYQAD
- a CDS encoding alpha-ketoacid dehydrogenase subunit beta, with the protein product METKLMSFRDTIILAMSEEMRRDENVLLMGEDVGVFGGDFGTSVGMLEEFGPERVRDCPISEAAISGAAAGAAMTGLRPIVDMTFMDFSVIAMDAIVNQAAKTRYMFGGKGQVPMTIRCAAGNGVGSAAQHSQSLESWFTHIPGLKVVAPGTPADMKGLLKSSIRDNNPVIILEYKSEFNQKGEVPVDPDYTIPLGVGEIKREGTDVTVVTYGKMLRRVIQAAEELAEEGISVEVVDPRTLVPLDKEIIINSVKKTGKVVLVNDAHKTSGYIGEISAIISESEAFDYLDAPIRRCAGEDVPMPYAQNLENAMIPTVESIKEVIRKTYNKE
- a CDS encoding dihydrolipoamide acetyltransferase is translated as MADDKLRATPAARKLADDLGINLYDISGSGANGRVHKEDVETFKDTNVVRISPLAKRIALEHNIAWQEIQGTGHRGKIMKKDVLAFLPENIENDTIKSPAQIEKVEETPDNVTPYGEIERIPMTPMRKVIAQRMVESYLTAPTFTLNYDVDMSEMLALRKKVLDPIMEATGKKITVTDLLSLAVVKTLMKHPYINASLTEDGKTIITHNYVNLAMAVGMDNGLMTPVVYNAEKMSLSELVVAFKDVIGRTLDGKLAPSELQNSTFTISNLGMFGVQSFGPIINQPNSAILGVSSTIEKPVVVNGEIVIRPIMSLGLTIDHRVVDGMAGAKFMKDLKALIENPISMLV
- the pta gene encoding phosphate acetyltransferase, with the protein product MEVFENLKANLVGKNARIVLPEGEEPRILQATKRIVKETEVIPVLLGNPDKIKIYLEIEGIMDGYEVIDPAHYPQFEDMVASLVERRKGKMTEEEAREILVKDVNYFGVMLVYMGLVDGMVSGAIHSTAATVRPALQIIKTRPNVSRTSGAFLMVRGTERYLFGDCAININPDAESLAEIAINSAITAKMFGIEPKIAMLSYSTKGSGFGESVDKVVEATKIAHDLRPDLEIDGELQFDAAFVPETAALKAPGSKVAGQANVFIFPGIEAGNIGYKMAERLGGFAAVGPVLQGLNKPVNDLSRGCNSDDVFKLTLITAAQAVHQ
- a CDS encoding YjjG family noncanonical pyrimidine nucleotidase, coding for MKYKFLLFDLDHTLLDFDAAEDIALTQLLEEEGVADIQAYKDYYVPMNKALWKDLEQKKISKQELVNTRFSRLFVHFGLKKDGSFLAQRYQFYLAQQGQILSGAHELLDSLIERDYVLYAATNGITGIQTRRLAQSGLAPYFNQVFISEQLQTQKPDALFYEKIGQQIEGFSKEKTLMIGDSLTADIQGGNNAGIDTIWYNPHHLENKTQAQPTYEVHSYKDLLDCLDKL
- a CDS encoding NUDIX hydrolase, which produces MPQLATICYIDNGKELLMLHRNKKPNDVHEGKWIGVGGKLERGETPQECAAREILEETGLRAKPVLKGVITFPEFTPDLDWYTYVFKVTEFEGELIDCNEGTLEWVPYDEVLSKPTWEGDHTFVEWLLEDKPFFSAKFVYDGDKLLDTQVDFYE
- a CDS encoding antitoxin, yielding MASTQPVNFRADSTLYQQTKEIIADEKLTLSDIFNAALRKIATGAVDPKEFVFSDLQETQYQVAFEDLKKEILMGHKEIEQGKLTSLADVRKEFGLD
- a CDS encoding uracil-DNA glycosylase, whose amino-acid sequence is MEHSSWHALIKEQLPEGYFGKINHFMEQVYAHGTVYPPKEKVFQALLTTPLEEVKVVILGQDPYHGPGQAQGLSFSVPDSIPAPPSLQNILKELADDIGVKPSHDLTSWAEQGVLLLNACLTVPAGQANGHAGQIWEPFTDAVIKVVNNLDRPVVFVLWGAYARKKKSLVKNPQHLIIESAHPSPLSVYRGFWGSKPFSKANAFLTETGQEPIDWLR
- a CDS encoding RluA family pseudouridine synthase: MRFEFIADEHVKVKTFLKKHEVSKGLLAKIKFRGGDIRVNGHPQNATYLLDIGDVVVIDIPPEEGFETLEAIDYPLDILFEDDHFLILNKPFGVASIPSVNHSNTIANFIKGYYVKQNYENQQVHIVTRLDRDTSGLMLFAKHGYAHARLDKQLQKKAIEKRYFALVKGDGFLEPQGEIIAPIARDEDSIITRRVAKGGKYAHTSYRIVESYGNIYLVDIRLHTGRTHQIRVHFSHIGFPLLGDDLYGGSLEHGIERQALHCHYLSFYHPFLEEQLEMESPLPDDFNTLITQLSNNNLS
- a CDS encoding thiamine pyrophosphate-dependent dehydrogenase E1 component subunit alpha translates to MSTLDKNLLLEMFRKMEEIRRMDLKIAQLVKKGKVPGMTHFSVGEEAANVGAMLALNDDDLLTSNHRGHGQAIAKGIDLNGMMAEILGKYTGTCKGKGGSMHIADLDAGNLGANGIVGGGMGIAVGAALTQQMHKTGKIVVCFFGDGATNEGVFHEAVNMASIWNLPVIFYCINNGYGISADIKKMTNIQHIHERSAAYGIPGMFIPDGNNVIDVYEGFQKAVEHVRSGKGPVLIESVTYRWLGHSSSDPGKYRTREEVEEWKKKDPIENLRKYLLENDIASAEELDQIQEEVKEAVEASVKFAEESPFPPLESAFEDIYAD
- a CDS encoding MATE family efflux transporter → MHSTETIKGKIILFLKIFFPILIYQFANYSASFVDTTMTGQYNTLDLAGVSIATSLWNPFFTFLTGIVSALVPIIGHHLGQGKKKEVSSDFYQFLYLALALSIVLFGLVFFLAPIVLQFMGLEVAVSSVAIRYLWLLAIGIIPLLLFSVIRSLLDTLGLTKLSMYLMLLLLPLNSGFNYLLIYGAFGFPELGGAGAGLGTSLAYWALLLISFLVLLKHKKLKEYQLQRPMPLQIKKIKEAIYLGLPIGGTVFAEVAIFSAVGLIMAKFSSLIIASHQSAMNFSSLMYAFPMSISTAMAIVISYEVGAKRLDDAKQYIHIGRLTAMVFAVLTLSFLYIYRENVARLYGQDPEFIQLTASFMTYSLFFQLADTFAAPLQGILRGYKDTIVPFCLGLLGYWGIAIPLGIVLDYWTGLGAYSYWIGLIVSLVISGILYQWRLQVIMKKFK
- a CDS encoding type II toxin-antitoxin system RelE/ParE family toxin — encoded protein: MTNHKRYHVSLTDQAKKDLREIHDYIVLNFYSQQSADSKLDLILTALETLETFPEACPLVSSRGYGELTDDGKRYRYMPIENYLAFYYIDKYEVYVSRILNSKQNWAKLFNK